The Citrifermentans bemidjiense Bem genome window below encodes:
- a CDS encoding electron transfer flavoprotein subunit beta/FixA family protein — MKILVCIKQVPDMESRFKLNSEGTWYDEADLAFRMNEYDEYAVEQAVQLKEQLGGEPEITVLSMGPDRVVEALKKALAMGADRAVHVKDDKYYQKDPWQVASVIAGHAAGQGYDVVFTGMQSQDRGSAQVGVTVAELLGFGCATTLVGFAFDAGVITAKRELEGGSKGVVKLKLPAVVTCQLGLNTPRYPTLPNIMKAKKKEILVQAVSELLKEAEVTGTGGMYPPAKRGGGIVIEGEVNDQLDKLMGILKEKTTVLRAA, encoded by the coding sequence ATGAAGATACTGGTATGCATCAAGCAGGTTCCTGACATGGAATCGCGGTTCAAGCTCAACAGCGAAGGTACCTGGTACGACGAGGCGGACCTCGCTTTCCGGATGAACGAGTACGACGAATATGCGGTGGAGCAGGCCGTTCAGTTGAAAGAACAGTTGGGGGGCGAGCCTGAGATAACGGTCCTCTCCATGGGGCCGGACCGCGTGGTCGAGGCGCTGAAGAAGGCGCTGGCGATGGGGGCCGACCGGGCGGTTCACGTGAAGGATGACAAGTACTACCAGAAGGACCCCTGGCAGGTCGCCTCGGTCATAGCGGGGCACGCTGCGGGGCAGGGGTACGACGTGGTCTTCACCGGGATGCAGTCCCAGGACCGCGGCTCCGCGCAGGTCGGGGTCACCGTCGCCGAGTTGCTGGGCTTTGGCTGCGCCACCACCCTGGTCGGCTTTGCTTTCGACGCGGGTGTGATCACGGCGAAACGCGAACTGGAAGGCGGCAGCAAAGGGGTTGTTAAGCTGAAGCTCCCCGCTGTAGTCACCTGCCAGCTGGGGCTCAACACCCCCCGGTACCCGACGCTTCCCAACATCATGAAGGCGAAGAAAAAGGAAATCCTCGTCCAAGCTGTCTCGGAGCTCCTGAAGGAAGCCGAGGTCACCGGGACCGGCGGCATGTATCCTCCCGCTAAGAGGGGAGGCGGCATCGTCATCGAGGGCGAGGTGAACGACCAGCTCGACAAACTGATGGGGATTCTCAAGGAAAAGACCACCGTGTTGCGTGCGGCCTGA
- a CDS encoding (Fe-S)-binding protein, which produces MEATREIYWNVGHGVVLPMYLLTLVAVAACCYGIYQRVEVYRQGKELNRLDALGERIPFLLKNLFGQAKVLRVSGPGFPHGLFFWGFVTLFIGTLLVMLQADLTQPLFNVVILKGSFYKFYSLALDLAGAAAFLMLLGLMLRRFVYRPEGLKITRDDYLMHGLLTAIIFTGFLAEGVRIAATELRMNPELARWSPIGMFVANQFSAQDEVSLRQLHTLWWWGHFLLVLGFIVSIPWSKFRHLITTPANYLFTDLRPKGSIATINLEEEGVEQFGVEKVSEFSWKDIFDADACTSCKRCQDRCPAHNTEKPLSPMKVVQQVGELAFGDPDKSLIETVGNDALWSCTTCRACQEICPADVEHVNKIIEMRRNLVLMQGEFPGEEVMVAVNNVEVNGNPFGLAYAGRGDWTEGLDVQILSEGGADVDVLYFVGCYASFDKRNQEVAKSFVKICNAAGIKVGILGKEEKCCGEPVRKLGNEYLYQMAAQENIELINGYGIKRIVTTCPHCMNTLGRDYRDLGLDAQVEHYTVFIDRLLKEGTLVLDERQFDYTYHDSCYLGRYQDIIQQPRDILHAAGGRINEMEKSEKESFCCGAGGGRILAEEKLGNRINVKRVHMAEATGAPVLVSNCPFCLTMFEDGIKTGECEGKLKARDLAEIVVERLQPAADLSAVLDTFLPTGIPQVTEASAAGAEPVSAETEKAGETTEISGVNGKDAA; this is translated from the coding sequence ATGGAAGCTACCAGGGAAATCTATTGGAACGTCGGACACGGGGTCGTGCTCCCCATGTACCTGCTGACGCTGGTCGCCGTCGCCGCCTGCTGTTACGGCATCTACCAGCGGGTCGAGGTGTACCGCCAGGGGAAGGAACTGAACCGGCTCGACGCCCTGGGGGAACGTATCCCCTTCCTGCTCAAGAACCTGTTCGGCCAGGCGAAGGTGCTGCGCGTCAGCGGTCCCGGCTTTCCCCACGGCCTCTTCTTCTGGGGCTTTGTCACCCTCTTCATCGGGACGCTGCTGGTGATGCTCCAGGCCGACCTGACCCAGCCGCTCTTCAATGTGGTGATCCTCAAGGGCTCCTTCTATAAGTTCTATTCCCTGGCGCTCGACCTGGCAGGCGCTGCCGCCTTCCTCATGCTTTTGGGCCTGATGCTGCGCCGCTTTGTCTACCGGCCGGAGGGGCTCAAGATCACCCGCGACGATTACCTGATGCATGGCCTCCTGACCGCGATCATCTTCACCGGATTCCTGGCGGAAGGTGTGCGCATCGCCGCGACCGAACTGCGGATGAATCCTGAGCTGGCGCGCTGGTCCCCCATCGGGATGTTCGTGGCCAACCAGTTCTCCGCCCAGGACGAGGTTTCCCTGCGGCAGCTGCACACGCTCTGGTGGTGGGGTCATTTCCTGCTGGTCCTCGGGTTCATCGTCTCTATTCCCTGGAGCAAATTCCGTCACTTGATCACCACGCCGGCCAACTACCTCTTCACCGACCTCCGCCCCAAGGGGTCCATCGCCACCATAAACCTGGAAGAGGAGGGGGTGGAGCAGTTCGGCGTGGAGAAGGTTTCGGAATTCTCCTGGAAGGACATCTTCGACGCCGACGCCTGCACCTCCTGCAAGAGATGCCAGGACCGCTGCCCGGCCCACAACACCGAGAAGCCGCTCTCCCCGATGAAGGTGGTGCAGCAGGTAGGCGAGTTGGCCTTCGGCGACCCCGACAAGAGCCTGATCGAGACGGTCGGCAACGACGCGCTCTGGTCCTGCACCACCTGCCGCGCCTGCCAGGAGATCTGCCCGGCGGATGTGGAGCATGTGAACAAGATCATCGAGATGCGCCGCAACCTGGTCCTGATGCAGGGGGAGTTCCCCGGCGAGGAGGTCATGGTCGCCGTCAACAACGTCGAGGTGAACGGCAACCCCTTCGGCCTCGCCTACGCCGGCCGCGGGGATTGGACCGAGGGGCTGGATGTGCAGATCCTGTCGGAGGGTGGGGCTGACGTGGACGTGCTGTACTTCGTCGGCTGCTACGCCTCCTTCGACAAGCGAAACCAGGAGGTCGCCAAAAGCTTCGTTAAGATCTGCAACGCTGCGGGGATCAAGGTTGGCATCCTCGGCAAGGAGGAGAAGTGCTGCGGGGAGCCGGTCAGGAAGCTCGGCAACGAGTACCTGTACCAGATGGCGGCCCAGGAGAACATCGAACTGATCAACGGGTACGGCATCAAGCGGATCGTCACCACCTGCCCGCACTGCATGAACACGCTCGGGCGCGACTACCGGGACCTGGGGCTGGATGCGCAGGTGGAGCACTACACGGTCTTCATCGACCGCCTGCTCAAGGAGGGGACCCTTGTCCTCGACGAGCGGCAGTTCGACTACACCTACCACGATTCCTGCTATCTCGGGCGCTACCAGGACATCATCCAGCAGCCGCGCGACATACTGCACGCCGCGGGCGGGCGCATCAACGAGATGGAGAAATCGGAAAAGGAAAGCTTTTGCTGCGGCGCAGGGGGGGGCAGGATCCTCGCCGAGGAGAAACTGGGGAACAGGATCAACGTGAAGAGGGTCCACATGGCGGAAGCGACCGGGGCACCCGTCCTGGTATCCAACTGCCCCTTCTGCCTCACCATGTTCGAAGACGGCATCAAGACCGGCGAGTGCGAAGGGAAGCTGAAGGCTCGGGACCTGGCCGAGATCGTCGTGGAGAGGCTGCAGCCGGCAGCCGACCTCTCCGCGGTGCTCGACACCTTCTTGCCCACAGGGATTCCGCAGGTTACGGAAGCTTCGGCGGCAGGGGCGGAACCGGTTTCGGCAGAGACAGAAAAAGCGGGAGAAACCACAGAGATTTCGGGTGTAAACGGCAAGGACGCTGCCTGA
- a CDS encoding acyl-CoA dehydrogenase produces the protein MNFELSQDHKVLKDSVRDFVVNEIKPLAMQIDEEHMIPDDLVRKMGEMGFLGSYLPEEYGGAGLDMLSYAIVVEEVSKACGSSGVLISAHTSLACGPIYTFGTEEQKKKWLPDLNTGKVIGCFLLTEPDAGSDAGAIATTYKRDGDHFVINGSKIFITNGGYKGTGVLFATSDKNLKHKGVSAFIIDLQSPGVEILKNEKKLGIRGSYTTAFALDSVRIPVENLLGQEGQGFKIAMDTLNGGRIGIASQALGIAEGAFDLALAYSKERKQFGHPICELQAIQFKLADMYAKIETSKLMTYKAACLKDSKKNYTMESAMCKMLASEAATFVTKEAIQIHGGYGFIVDYEVERMYRDAKITEIYEGTNEVQRVVVSKLLLS, from the coding sequence ATGAACTTTGAACTGAGCCAGGACCACAAGGTGTTGAAGGATAGCGTTCGGGATTTCGTGGTGAACGAGATCAAGCCGCTCGCCATGCAGATCGACGAGGAGCATATGATCCCCGACGACCTGGTGCGCAAGATGGGGGAGATGGGTTTCCTCGGCTCCTACCTGCCGGAAGAGTACGGCGGCGCGGGGCTCGACATGCTCTCCTACGCCATCGTGGTCGAGGAGGTCTCCAAGGCCTGCGGTTCCAGCGGCGTCCTCATCTCGGCCCACACCTCCCTTGCCTGCGGCCCGATCTACACCTTCGGCACCGAGGAGCAGAAGAAAAAATGGCTCCCGGACCTGAACACCGGCAAGGTGATCGGCTGCTTCCTCCTGACCGAACCGGACGCCGGCAGCGACGCCGGGGCCATCGCCACCACCTACAAGCGCGACGGCGATCATTTCGTGATCAACGGTTCGAAGATCTTCATCACCAACGGCGGCTACAAGGGAACCGGCGTGCTCTTCGCCACCTCCGACAAAAACCTCAAGCACAAAGGGGTCTCCGCCTTCATCATCGACCTGCAGTCCCCGGGGGTCGAGATCCTCAAGAACGAGAAGAAGCTCGGCATCCGCGGCAGCTACACCACCGCCTTCGCCCTCGACAGCGTCCGCATTCCGGTGGAGAACCTCCTAGGGCAGGAAGGGCAGGGGTTCAAGATCGCCATGGACACCCTGAACGGCGGCCGCATCGGCATCGCCTCCCAGGCTCTCGGCATCGCCGAAGGCGCCTTCGACCTGGCGCTTGCCTACTCCAAGGAGAGAAAGCAGTTCGGCCATCCCATCTGCGAGCTGCAGGCGATCCAGTTCAAGCTGGCCGACATGTACGCGAAGATCGAGACCAGCAAGCTCATGACCTACAAGGCTGCCTGCCTGAAGGACAGCAAGAAGAACTACACCATGGAGTCCGCCATGTGTAAGATGCTCGCCTCGGAGGCGGCAACCTTCGTCACCAAGGAGGCGATCCAGATCCACGGCGGGTACGGCTTCATCGTCGACTACGAGGTGGAGCGGATGTACCGCGACGCGAAGATCACCGAGATCTACGAGGGGACCAACGAGGTTCAGCGCGTTGTGGTCTCGAAGCTGCTCTTGTCTTAA
- a CDS encoding enoyl-CoA hydratase/isomerase family protein → MDAKNILCEINEGVAVVTVNRPESLNALNSAVLAELECVLYGIEQDQTVKAVILTGAGEKAFVAGADIKEMAPMTSFEGHRFAQQGQRLVLFIEKMTKPVIAAVNGYALGGGLELALACDVIYASENAKFGFPEVTLGIIPGFGGTQNLARLIGPNRAKELVFSGRIITAAKGLEWGIVNELTPLPELKEKALGLAREMAKNGSVAVGYAKNAIVNGLNMTKEDGFRYESSLFGVLFATEDQKEGMGAFVEKRKAKFQGK, encoded by the coding sequence ATGGACGCGAAGAATATCCTGTGTGAAATAAATGAAGGGGTGGCAGTGGTGACGGTGAACCGGCCGGAAAGCCTCAACGCCCTGAACAGCGCGGTACTGGCGGAACTGGAATGCGTCCTGTACGGGATCGAGCAGGACCAAACGGTCAAGGCGGTGATCCTCACCGGCGCCGGCGAGAAGGCGTTCGTGGCCGGCGCCGACATCAAGGAGATGGCCCCCATGACCTCCTTCGAGGGACACCGGTTCGCCCAGCAGGGGCAGCGGCTGGTCCTCTTCATCGAGAAGATGACTAAGCCGGTCATCGCCGCGGTGAACGGCTATGCCTTAGGGGGAGGACTGGAGCTGGCGCTGGCCTGCGACGTCATCTACGCCTCCGAAAACGCCAAGTTCGGTTTTCCCGAGGTGACTCTGGGGATCATCCCGGGCTTCGGCGGGACGCAGAACCTGGCCCGGCTCATCGGCCCGAACCGGGCCAAGGAGCTGGTATTCAGCGGCAGGATCATTACGGCAGCCAAAGGGCTTGAGTGGGGCATCGTGAACGAACTTACGCCGCTTCCCGAGCTGAAGGAGAAGGCCCTCGGCCTGGCCCGGGAGATGGCGAAAAACGGCTCCGTTGCCGTCGGCTACGCCAAGAACGCCATCGTCAACGGGCTCAACATGACCAAGGAGGACGGCTTCCGCTACGAAAGCTCCCTCTTCGGCGTCCTCTTCGCCACCGAGGACCAGAAGGAAGGAATGGGGGCGTTCGTGGAGAAGCGAAAGGCGAAGTTCCAGGGGAAATAA
- a CDS encoding 3-hydroxybutyryl-CoA dehydrogenase — MFKTVGVLGAGQMGSGIAHVFAQHAYQVLVFDISEAQLSKALKSIEQNLERQAKKGVIFDTSIQGIMARITATKELKDFAGCDLVIEAATENEALKFDLFRKLDEVVKKEAILASNTSSISITRIAAVTKRPDQVIGMHFMNPVPVMQLVEVIRGIATSDETFEAIGHLVGLLNKQMAVSQDYPGFIVNRVLIPMINEAVFALYEGIATAEDIDKGMKLGTNQPMGPLQLADFIGLDTVLAICNVLHDGFKDPKYRPCPLLVKMVDAGYLGKKSGKGFYNY; from the coding sequence ATGTTCAAGACAGTCGGTGTTTTAGGGGCGGGGCAGATGGGAAGCGGGATCGCCCACGTTTTCGCGCAGCACGCTTACCAGGTCCTGGTCTTCGATATCTCCGAGGCACAGCTTTCGAAAGCGCTCAAATCGATCGAGCAGAACCTGGAGCGGCAGGCTAAGAAGGGGGTCATCTTCGACACCAGCATCCAGGGGATCATGGCCCGCATCACGGCCACCAAGGAGCTCAAGGACTTCGCCGGCTGCGACCTCGTCATCGAGGCCGCCACCGAAAACGAGGCGCTCAAGTTCGATCTCTTCAGAAAGCTTGACGAGGTGGTGAAAAAGGAAGCGATCCTCGCCTCCAATACCTCCTCCATCTCCATTACCCGCATCGCGGCAGTGACCAAAAGGCCGGATCAGGTGATCGGGATGCACTTCATGAACCCGGTGCCGGTGATGCAGCTGGTCGAGGTAATCCGCGGCATCGCCACCAGCGACGAAACCTTCGAGGCCATAGGGCACCTGGTAGGCCTCCTGAACAAGCAGATGGCCGTCTCCCAGGACTACCCCGGCTTCATCGTGAACCGGGTGCTGATCCCGATGATCAACGAGGCGGTCTTCGCCCTCTACGAAGGGATAGCTACCGCCGAGGACATCGACAAGGGGATGAAGCTCGGCACCAACCAGCCGATGGGCCCCCTGCAGTTGGCCGATTTCATCGGGCTCGACACGGTGCTCGCCATCTGCAACGTGCTGCACGACGGCTTCAAGGACCCGAAGTACCGCCCCTGCCCGCTCCTGGTGAAGATGGTGGACGCAGGCTACCTCGGCAAGAAATCCGGGAAGGGCTTTTACAACTACTAG
- a CDS encoding thiolase family protein, translating to MKDIFVVESQRTPFGSFGGVLSDVEATVLGGGAIKALLERTGLDPAEVDEVIAGQVLSGGCGQAPARQAMRGAGIPDSAHAMTINKVCGSGLKAIMLGAGSIQLEDSEIVVAGGMENMSLAPFLLKKARYGYRMGHGSLIDLMIYDGLQDPYSGRHMGEIAEASVKKHGLTREAQDEFTLRSYKLAQDAVRGGVFKDEIAPVVKKGRKGDEVISDDEEPFKVDFDKLTQLRPVFSKDGTITAANASSINDGAAFTLLAGESALKRCNLTPKARVVAYATGSLHPELYTEAPVTAIQAACARAGLKVGDIDLFEINEAFAAVTMIAMKELDLNPAKVNVNGGACALGHPIGASGARLAGTLIRELHKRQARYGLATLCIGGGEAVAVIFERV from the coding sequence ATGAAAGACATCTTTGTCGTTGAGTCGCAGAGAACCCCGTTCGGATCTTTCGGCGGCGTTCTCTCGGATGTTGAGGCTACGGTCCTTGGGGGGGGCGCCATCAAGGCTCTCCTGGAGCGGACCGGCCTGGACCCGGCCGAGGTCGACGAGGTCATCGCCGGGCAGGTTCTTTCCGGCGGCTGCGGGCAGGCTCCTGCGCGCCAGGCGATGCGCGGCGCCGGGATCCCGGACAGCGCCCATGCCATGACCATCAACAAGGTCTGCGGCAGCGGCTTAAAAGCGATCATGCTGGGGGCAGGCTCCATCCAGCTGGAAGATTCCGAAATCGTTGTGGCCGGCGGCATGGAAAACATGTCCCTCGCGCCCTTTCTGCTCAAGAAGGCGCGCTACGGCTACCGCATGGGGCACGGCTCGCTCATCGACCTGATGATTTACGACGGCCTGCAGGACCCATACTCCGGGCGGCACATGGGAGAGATCGCCGAGGCTTCGGTGAAAAAGCATGGGCTCACCCGCGAGGCGCAGGACGAATTCACGCTGCGCTCCTACAAGCTGGCCCAGGACGCGGTGCGCGGCGGGGTCTTCAAGGACGAGATCGCGCCGGTGGTGAAAAAAGGGCGCAAGGGGGACGAGGTGATCTCGGACGACGAGGAGCCGTTCAAGGTGGACTTCGACAAGCTGACGCAGTTGAGGCCGGTGTTCAGCAAGGACGGGACCATCACCGCCGCCAACGCCTCCAGCATCAACGACGGCGCAGCCTTCACGCTCCTGGCTGGGGAGTCGGCGCTGAAGCGCTGCAACCTTACCCCGAAGGCGCGCGTGGTTGCCTACGCCACCGGTAGCCTGCACCCGGAGCTCTACACCGAAGCCCCCGTGACGGCGATCCAGGCGGCCTGCGCCAGGGCCGGACTGAAAGTGGGGGACATCGACCTCTTCGAGATCAACGAAGCTTTCGCCGCGGTGACCATGATTGCCATGAAAGAACTTGATTTGAACCCCGCCAAAGTCAACGTCAACGGCGGAGCCTGCGCCCTGGGGCACCCCATCGGCGCGAGCGGCGCACGGCTTGCCGGGACGCTGATCCGGGAGCTGCACAAGCGGCAGGCGCGCTATGGGCTCGCCACGCTCTGCATCGGGGGCGGCGAGGCGGTCGCGGTCATTTTCGAAAGGGTCTAG
- a CDS encoding M24 family metallopeptidase: MLNKQESQQRITRLQQELKAKGIDGALFIYPIDVYYFTGTRQNSTLWVPAEGKPRLMVRKSVSRAIKESCIEETVPFPSSKEFPALFPPELQKIGFTFDVAPVQQYNYYAKLLPGREFVDVSAINREIRSVKSEWELGQMRKSGDMICQVFREVPGFLKEGMREVDLAAEFECRLRKAGSEGYVRMRAFNQELFQGLAVSSAACDPGFFDGAVTGQGMSSASPHGASAAVIKANTPILVDYTGIFNGYIVDITRFFVIGKLAPELEHGFATALAIQKYLVDNLKPGVICEELFLKAAEMAEEAGLGRNFMGAPGENAKFVGHGVGLELDEFPVLAQGFKVPLRDGQTIAIEPKFVFPGQGVAGIENTFAVGKNGGVKLTDMPDEVVYL, from the coding sequence ATGCTGAACAAGCAGGAATCGCAACAGAGAATCACCAGGCTGCAACAGGAACTTAAGGCAAAGGGTATCGACGGAGCGCTCTTCATCTACCCCATCGACGTCTACTATTTCACCGGCACCCGCCAGAATTCGACGCTCTGGGTCCCGGCCGAGGGGAAACCGCGGCTGATGGTGCGGAAAAGCGTCTCCAGGGCGATCAAGGAAAGCTGCATCGAGGAGACTGTCCCCTTTCCGTCCAGTAAGGAGTTTCCGGCGCTGTTTCCGCCCGAACTGCAGAAGATCGGCTTCACCTTCGACGTGGCGCCGGTGCAGCAGTACAACTACTACGCGAAGCTTTTGCCGGGGCGCGAGTTCGTCGACGTCTCTGCCATCAACCGCGAGATCCGCTCGGTGAAGTCTGAGTGGGAACTGGGGCAGATGCGGAAAAGCGGCGACATGATCTGCCAGGTCTTCAGGGAGGTGCCGGGATTCCTGAAGGAGGGGATGCGCGAAGTTGACCTGGCGGCGGAGTTCGAATGCCGGCTCAGAAAGGCGGGGAGCGAAGGTTACGTGCGCATGCGCGCCTTCAATCAGGAACTGTTCCAGGGGCTTGCCGTTTCATCCGCGGCCTGCGACCCCGGCTTCTTCGACGGCGCAGTGACCGGGCAGGGGATGTCCAGCGCCTCCCCGCATGGTGCTTCCGCCGCAGTAATCAAAGCCAATACCCCGATCCTCGTCGACTATACCGGCATCTTCAACGGTTACATCGTGGACATAACGCGCTTTTTCGTCATCGGCAAGCTGGCGCCCGAGTTGGAGCACGGCTTCGCCACGGCGCTCGCCATCCAGAAATACCTGGTCGACAATCTGAAGCCGGGGGTGATCTGCGAGGAGCTGTTCCTGAAGGCGGCCGAAATGGCGGAGGAAGCTGGCCTCGGCCGGAACTTCATGGGGGCCCCCGGGGAGAACGCCAAGTTCGTTGGTCACGGCGTCGGTCTCGAACTGGACGAGTTCCCGGTGCTGGCGCAAGGGTTCAAGGTGCCGCTGCGGGATGGGCAGACCATTGCCATCGAACCGAAGTTCGTCTTCCCGGGTCAGGGTGTGGCCGGAATAGAGAACACCTTTGCGGTCGGCAAAAACGGCGGCGTGAAGCTGACCGACATGCCGGACGAGGTCGTGTACCTGTAG
- a CDS encoding nitroreductase family protein: MDVFEAINGRRSIRKYKDTPVEWEKVGQVLDAARLAPSWKNMQCWRFLVLNSTERKKALLDGFSDDNPGKKALAQAPVVIVVCADPTQSGLENGIEYYVADAAIAFEHICLAAHGLGLGTCWMGWYDEPAIKAGLAIPAGIRVIGVTPLGYPDQDPKQRPRKDLNEIAYYNDWGVTDAEQAGIATENHQAATGT; the protein is encoded by the coding sequence ATGGACGTATTCGAGGCAATCAACGGCAGAAGGAGCATCCGGAAGTACAAGGACACTCCGGTCGAATGGGAGAAGGTGGGGCAGGTGCTGGATGCAGCCAGGCTTGCCCCTTCCTGGAAGAACATGCAGTGCTGGCGCTTTCTGGTTCTGAACTCTACAGAGAGGAAAAAGGCGCTCCTCGACGGCTTTTCGGACGATAATCCTGGGAAGAAGGCGCTGGCCCAGGCGCCGGTGGTCATTGTCGTCTGCGCCGACCCGACTCAATCGGGCTTAGAGAACGGCATCGAGTACTACGTAGCCGACGCAGCCATCGCCTTCGAACATATCTGTCTCGCGGCGCACGGCCTAGGTCTTGGCACCTGCTGGATGGGATGGTATGATGAGCCCGCCATCAAGGCGGGGCTGGCCATTCCGGCCGGTATCAGGGTCATCGGCGTGACCCCGCTCGGGTATCCCGACCAGGATCCCAAACAGCGCCCGCGCAAGGATTTGAATGAAATTGCCTACTACAACGATTGGGGGGTGACGGATGCTGAACAAGCAGGAATCGCAACAGAGAATCACCAGGCTGCAACAGGAACTTAA